Below is a window of Candidatus Thermoplasmatota archaeon DNA.
CCTTCCTCCAAGCCGAGCTCGGGCGCGGCATCGTGACGCTCGTGGGCGTCTGCGAGATCGACTACTCGGGCCGGGCCGAGTCGATGCTCGCCATCGGCGAGCGCATGGTCCTCTTGAAGCCCGACGGCACGCTTCTCGTGCACACGCCCGAGAAGCTCAAGCCCGTCAACTGGCAGCCGCCCGGCTGCGCCCACGCGGCCGCCATCGAGGACGGACGACTTGTCGTCACGAGCTCGCGCAAGAAGCCGCCGGAGACCGTGCGCATCGTGCTCCACGAGATCGACACGATCGGCGTCGTGCGCTTGCGCGACGACGAGGAGCTCCTTCTCGTGGGAAGCGAGGACGACCTGCAGCGCCTCCTGCATCTCCGACCCGACCTCGTCGAGCCGGGGTTCCGCCCCTGGGCGCGCGAGCGGCAGAGCCAACGCGGCCCCATGGACGTCTACGGCGAGGACGCGCGCGGCAACCGCGTCGTCGTCGAGGCCAAGCGCCGCGCGGCGGGGATGAAGGAGGTCGAGCAGCTACGCCGCTACGTCGAGAAGGAGCGCCAAGCGCGCGAGGG
It encodes the following:
- the nucS gene encoding endonuclease NucS, which translates into the protein FLQAELGRGIVTLVGVCEIDYSGRAESMLAIGERMVLLKPDGTLLVHTPEKLKPVNWQPPGCAHAAAIEDGRLVVTSSRKKPPETVRIVLHEIDTIGVVRLRDDEELLLVGSEDDLQRLLHLRPDLVEPGFRPWARERQSQRGPMDVYGEDARGNRVVVEAKRRAAGMKEVEQLRRYVEKERQAREGKVRGVLVAPSVSDRARRYLAELDLEFKAVDWDAILPAVREVKEAGQTTLGAFAPAAQPVSPKSPSEARARPAADARESA